The genomic region GAATCCTTCTTCCTGAGTAAACTTGAACATAAGCGCGTATCCTTTCTTTTGGGCTTTTCAGCCTTCTTCGCTTAAGGAAAGGGTACGCTGCTTTTTCTTTCCAATCCACACCTTTAGGTTATAACTCAGATATTTTCCTATTATTATATCGACGCCTTTGCTGGTTCGGGCATTCATGTCTCCCGAACTACAAAAGAATTGATACCAGGAAGCCCTACAAATGCACTTTGGATTGATCCCCCTTTTCATGAATACCATTTTATCGATCTCGATAAAAAAAAGGTAGAATCATTAGAAGAAATCGCCAAAGGTCAAGAAAACGTTCATATTTATGAGGGTGATTGCAACGAGATTCTTATAAAAGAAATCTTCCCAAAGATTCAATGGAAAGATTTTCGCAGAGCTCTCTGTATTTTGGATCCTTATGGATTGGATTTGAACTGGGAAGTAATCGAAACGACAGGGAAAATGAAAACTTTCGATATATTTTTGAATTTTCCCTATCTCGATATGAATCGCAATGTACTACGACGCAATTCTGAAGTTGTTTCTGATAGCCAGATCAAACGAATGGATTCTTTTTGGGGAGATGATTCATGGAAAAAATTAGCCTATAAAACGGGGGATACTCTATTTGATGAATGGAAGATTGAGGAGAAAGTATCCCCCGCTGAGTTTGTAGATGGATTTCGGAAGCGTTTGGTATCTGTCGCTGGATTTGAATATGTCCCAGAACCGATTGTCATGAGAAACATGAGAAATGGGATTCTTTATTATTTATTATTCGCATCGCAAAAATGCGTTGCAGAGGATATAATAAAAGATATCTTCAAAAAATATAAAAGATAAGAGTTTTCTCATGTCCGATAAATCGGCGATCGAATGGACGGAATCGACCTGGAATCCATTGACAGGCTGCACGAAAATCAGTCCCGGATGCAAGTATTGTTATGCGGAGCGATTAGCTAAACGCCTTCAAGCCATGGGACAGCCGAATTATAAAGAAGGATTCCGTCTTTCCTTTCATGAAGAAGCCGTTTCCATACCCTTGTCTTGGAAAAAACCGAGAACGATCTTCGTAAATTCCATGAGCGATTTATTTCATAAGAATGTCCAAGCGGAATTTATAAAAAAAATCTTTGATGTTATGAATAAAGCTAAGCGCCATCGTTTCCAAATTTTAACAAAACGGTCTGATCGTCTCTTAACTCTCAACGATGCGATTGCATGGCCGGAAAACGTCTGGATGGGAGTGAGCGTTGAATCCGATGATTATCTGTTTCGCGTCGATCATTTAAGAAATACCGATGCGCATATCAAATTCATCTCCTTTGAACCGTTGCTCGGTCCCATTCCCAATATCAATTTAAAAGGAATAGATTGGGTCATTGTAGGCGGCGAATCGGGTCCTGGGGCGAGAGTAATGGAAGAAGAATGGGTCCTTTCCATTCGGGATCAATGCGAAAAATCCGGAATCCCTTTCTTTTTCAAGCAATGGGGAGGCGTTCGTAAACATCGAAATGGGCGGATGCTTGAGGGACGAACTTGGGACGAGATGCCTATTTAAAAAGTACGTAAATAACATATCTATTTTATTGATAGTAGTCCCTAACCAAATGTTCTTTTTCCCCCGAAACCAAGCCTTTATGATCCCGATTCCCGCGGCATCTGGACGGCGGGCGATTAGACAGGGCATCGCGGGCAAATACCGAATCGTATCGATTGTTTTTTTTGTGAACGGAGCGAATTGAACTTTCGTTCGTTCGTTTTGAGTGTTACAATATTTTTCGTTGCGAGAACGCGCGTCTCTGTTGGCGTGGGATGCGGTTTATTTGGCTAAGACGATTGGAGAGAATAGTGGTTAGAATATCACTGGATATGTGCATTGCCGATATGATTTGTCCGGCGGATATATTCTCTCCCGATGCAAAGAATCGATTGTTATTGAAGAAAGGCGTCCCCCTCTCGGAGAACGCCAAGCGTCTTCTCGCTCAAAATAAAGTTGAATTCATCGATTTTCCTCTCCCTTTCGAGAAAAGGGACGCCGTTCCTTTCACCTTCTCTAACGAAACGGAATCCTCTCTATTCCGCCTGGCGCGCGATTCCTTCCGCGCTTATAAGAACGATGCCATTGCTGATCCCTTGGAATTGCGCAAGGAAGCGTACGATATTCTCGCCCAGGCCGCTTCCGAATTCGAAAAACTGTACGTCAAAGAACATCCCGTTACGGATGCGGAGCCGAAACGGGAATTGCGTTCCATCATCCACCTGCGCACGGTGGGCGCATTGCAGGATTATCTTTTCGAACACGCGAAAAACGTTTCCCTGATTTCGCTGGCGTTGGGATTCGACTATTTCAGCGACTCCAAACAGAGGTTATCGGATCTGCATAAAGTATCCGTGGCGGGTTTGTTCGCCGATATCGGCATGATGAAGATTCCCTCCCGCATTCTTACGCAGGAGACGGAGTTATCGGAAAAGGATTGGGAAATCGTCCGCAAGCACCCGGAAACAAGCGCCCAATTCGTAGAAAGTCTATTCCGCCAAAAGAATTTCATTACGGCGAAAATCGTTCTTCAACACCATGAACGGATGGATGGTTCGGGCTATCCCGCCGGGATTACCGGTCATACTATGGAACCTTACGCCTCTGTTCTCGCCGTCGCCGACTCTTACAACAGCATGATTTCCAAGCGTTATTTCCGTCCGGTTTACGAACCTCTCGAAGCGTTGGCCTCGATCAACCAGGCCGCGGGAAAACTCTACGATAAAAAAGCCGCGGAGTGCTTGAATTTCCGCATCGCCCCCTATCCCATCGGAACCGTCGCCCATTTCCTCAAGGAGCAACTGATCCAAGTCGTCGAATTGACCAATATTCCATCGGATATTGGATCGATAAAAATCCCGGTGAATTCTAAAGGCGAAGGCTTTTACAACATTCCCAAAACCATCCGCAAGTTCGTCCTCGAGCAATCGCAACCGCCCGACAACGCCGTATCCATCGAAGGCCAAGGCGATAAAATCGGCAAGCCTCTCGACGCGTTCGATTTGCTCTCGGCCTACGGCTACGTTGCGAAGAGTTAGTCCTTTTCGGCATCCCCTCGACGCCGCCGTCTCAACAAGATTTTATATGAAGTTATACCAACATGCATTGAGATTGTTGTTTTCAAAATTCCTCTCCCAAGATTGGGAGAGGTTAGGTGAGGGTTGATATTATTAGGCTTATATTTCCCTCACCCTAACCCTCTCCCAAAGGGCGAGGGAATTTATAAGCTGCAATTTTAACGCAGATTGGTATTATACCGTTTGCCATTTGATTTGTGGTATAGCAACATCATTGAGGGGAGGGCGAGGCTCTCGCCGAGCCTTATAGATGCAATGGTTCGCCAGGAGGCTCACCCTCCCTTCCTTTCCACTGCATGCGCATCAAACCCAAGGACATTTCGTATTATTTTTTTATGCCGTTCTTTTTGGGAGTCGGTGTTGGATTCGAGGGCGAGGAGACGTCTTTCGCCGCCGCGAAGGGAGGGATGACGCGATAAGGCAGCCCCTGCGCCGCCGTTGGATATCGCGCCGCGTTTCCGTATCCGTCGCTTAAGTCGACGAAATAGATCGCTCCTGCGGGCGTGAGCGGAAACGAGGCTGTGAAAGTATCTCCCGACCGCTCCATATTGATTTCCGACCAATTTTCATCGGATGGAAGGGGTTTCCAGAAAAGACGCGCCGAAGCGACGATGGCGGGATCTTCGAAGACGCCTTTCACGGTTGCGCGGCTTTTCCCGTCGCCAACTTGATGTTCCAGGGTTATGATCTGCGGCGGATAGTCGTCGGAGGTTATGGCGATATGGAATGGCGCATTCTGGCTGCGGTCGGGAATTGTAATTTCCTGGCCGCCGATAGTTCCCTGGAAGAAATACTCGATATTGCCATCCACGGCGAAGGCTGCTGGGATTTCGGCGAAATACACGCCGTCGATGCGGGTGGCTTTCATATCGAGGCGCCCCGTCTCGCCCGCGCTGTTTTTAAAACTGGCGGCGAGGGATTCTGTTTTGATTTTGGGAGGAATGGAAAGCGTCAGCAATATTGATTGCAGCGGCGGCGATTTGAAGAGGCGGAAATGAGCGAATTGCGGCTGCCATTCGGTTTTGTCCAGCCATTCGTTATATAGCTGCGACAAGATGGCTTGATCTTGTTCGAATGCGGGTTTGGCTTGCCGCCAATGATAACCGGCCGTTTTCATTCTCAGCGGTTCCATCAACGGGCGGTAATGGTTTTCTCCCGTTTGCGCCAATCGCTCCCAGTCTTCCAGCATGGCTTTCTGACCCTGGGAAGCAAGAACTAGCGACGAAGCGTCTCCCGTCAATTGATATAAGCCCATTTGCAACGCCGTGTTGACGGCGTCGCGGTAATAGTTCCCCAGCGCGGAGAGGATTTCCATATCCAAACTGATGGCGTTCCATTCTCGGTAGCGCTGTAATGCGGCGGGAGAGTTTGACTCGTCCGTTTTATCGAGAGATTGGGTTAGGACGGATTCCGCTTCCCGAATGGCCGCCGATGCCCGTTCCGCTCCTGTCGCCGCATCTTGCAATAAATTGAAGGGCGAGAGGCGTCCGTCGATTTGTCCCGTGGCGAGAGCGATGGCTTCTTCTGTTACGGATCGGATGCGGCTGGAATCGAAAGGCCGCGCCTCGAAGAACGCCGTGAAACTGGCGGGCAGTTCCAATTCCGGCGCTAAATTGCGCATGTCGGGACCGAGGCCGTAAACGGAAGCGATGGCGGGGACGACGCTTCCCGAATCCTGCAGCGCTTGATAAATCGGCGCACCCGCTCCCGGTCCGAAATGTCTTTCAAATAACTTTATGAACGTCTCCGGCGGTTCGTTGGGATTGTATCCCAGCCGTCCCCACAGAAGAAACCAATACCAATCCCGTTCGTAGGTCCAGTCATAATAACGCAGGTTGAGCTGGATGGCGCTGGTATATTCGTCCGTCTGTGGATAATAAGTGGATGGCGTCTCCACTACGAAGCCATTCGCGCCTCCGAAAGAAGTATTTTGGATGGTTTGCTTGACGAAATCGTAATTCCCCCATGCAAGCAGGCGATGCGTTCCGCTGGTATGCAGATCGAAAATGACATTGTAACGGCGGGGAAGATTGAAATAATCCTGATAGGAATAACCGCCCCAATCCGCCATTCGTCCTCCGCTGACGGGATACGGGAACGGCGCCTGATCGCCGTTGAATTTCACTTCAGCCACGGTTACGCCTTGATGATTCTCCGTGATATCCCCGAATTGCTTCCGATCGGCCAAATACGCCGGCAGAAATAATATCAGCGGCCGCTCCTTCTTGGCGAATTCTTGCAGGATGGCTTGCTTGTAAAATTCCGTGGAATTGCGGCTCTCTCCAATGGCGAATCCATAACCGTCCAGCATAGGACAATCTTGCAGCAGCCGCCGAAAAGCTTCGGCGTTGTACTTCAACAGCGCGTTGAATTCCTGGGGCGGAGCGGATTTATCCGGGATGCTCCATGAAGAGTTATGATTGACGAGCGATGCGTTTATGCCCCGCTTATGGGCTTCGATGATAATCCGTTGCAGAACCTTGAGATTTTTCTCCGCTTGTTGCTCTCCGACGCCGATGGAGGGAAACGCGGACAAGACGGCGAAATAGGGAAAGAGGTTGTAAAACTCGGCGGTCATGAGATCGTAAATCCCGTGAATCTCCATGTAATTGAAGCGGGACCTGGCGATGGCGTCCAATAAGCCGTCCCAGTATTTTTCCGTATGAAACCAGGAGAGAGGGTCCTCCAGCGCCTGGCGATGCAGCATCAATTTTATCCCCCGCACCGTGATGGAGGGCGTCGATTTTTTGGGCGCGATTCGTTGGGGAACGGGAGTTTCCGGCGCTCCGGTTTCAATTTGTTCGGCCAGTTCGAAAGCGGCGTACATAGCGCCGATGGGATCGCTGCCCACGGCGTAGGCGCGGTATCGATCTCCTCGCGGAAAAATGGAAACGGAAAGCGATTCCGGCGCCGTGGAGACGATATCCCGCAAAATGTCCGCGCCGGGAAAAGAAGCCGCTTTGGCCGAATCGAATACGGACGTCACGATCTCCAGGTCGGCGGCGGAATTGTCGCTAGTTAAGGGACCAAGCCGCCTTTGGACGTCCCATCCATTTTCGGCAAGCGCTTTTTCGATAGCCTCCATCCCGGTCCATACCGGCGGTTCGGGCTGTTCGGAAGGACAAATGATGACGGCGGTCAAAGCATGGCCCGTCGATGCGGCGCATACAATAATAATAAGAAGAAGAAAAGATAGTCTAATGGATATTCGTATCATTACTCTGCTTAAAACATCATTAGGATATTCTTTATTGTCTGCATCAGGATATCCAGGATGAAAGGATGACCAGGATTTTTTGATTTTTTATCCTGATAATCCAGAAATCCTGCCCATCTTGGTCATCTTAATTCCGGTTGACATCATGCCTTCTCGATTGCGATTGATCGATCCCTCAAGGGCTGGGTGACGCCTTACCCTTGCCCCCCAACCCTTTATGCTATCTTGAATAAAAACGCTCCCCACTTCAAAGGGCGGGGGGTGTGACATTTTTCTTGTTTGAACTACCCGACATTTTCACTTCGTGTCATCACTCCCCCAAATTTTCCTTGACTTCTCCCGCTCCCTTGGCTATATTTTTTATAGAGGACGACGGCCTACGGAGCGTTTCGGACGTGCATGCAGGGGGTTCTTATAGAACATTCTGTCTCGTAGAAGTCGCCCTTTCTTTATAAAAAGTTAATAAAGCAAGTTTTTTCTTTTTCTTCCTTATTTCTTCCAAAATAAAATAGTAGCCGTTCAATCTTTTTTTATATCGAATAACAGGTAAACCTCTTTGGCTGTTTTTCGCTCTCGATATCTCATCGGCATTCCCAATGATTTCCAGTATTAAATATAAATCATCTTTTTTCATTGGTACATTTTTTTCATCCTTCTCGCTTTCTTCCCAGTGTCTTTTTCTTAAATGGTTAATCCCATCAGACTCGATAACATGTTCATAATTCAATACATTTATCTGAACAAATTCTTTAATCCGCGCCGCCTCTTCCGGCATCACCGAATACAATACTACAGTTTTATTGGGAAATTTCGGCGCGGCCAACAACTCATCTATCTCTCGCTTCTTTTTCTCGTCCATCCGAAAAACAACGTCCGACTCCTCCCCCAAATTTTCCTTGACTTCCTCTTTCCCTTCGGATACATTTTCTTTTAAGGGCGATTCGCCATAGGTCGTTTCGGACGTTGACGAATGGGATTCATTGAGAATATCATTCACGCTGGCTTTCGCCTTCTTTTTATAAAAAGTAGCCATAGCGGGTTTACCCTGCTCGCGCTGCAATTCCTCCAAATAATAAACATCTTCATTAATTTTCTTCCAGGATTTTTCTATATTAAAAATTCAGCTGATCCTGTCCATTCCAATTCAGAATGACATTATACGCTTACAATCATGATCCGCTGGCCGATCCATACGTTATCGTAAAAATATCGCCCGTTTGCGCGTTGGGAATCCGAAGACCTCGATTCTCTCCCGCCTTGGCGATGGACCAGTAGCGGTTAGCTTCTTTGCGTTCGGTAAAGATGTTGGTTCTGACGACGGATAACGGCGCATCGGCCTGGAGCCATCGAGCGGGTAAATCGAAATATTCGATCATTTGTCCTTCCTTGTCCGCTTCTAAAATTCGGATTTCCAATTGATTCGCCGAGAGCCATCGAACGCCGCCGTCGATGCGTTTGTTGGATCGGAACAACGGCTGGGTGAGATCGTTTGTGGTCACTTCGGAGGCCTTTAGGCACGCCAGGCATCTTCCTCGGCCTTCGCTGTCGAACCAAATGCGAACCATGCCGTCCGTCGCGAAGGGGGGAAAAGAAACCAGCGAGCCGTCGCGGCTATGGAGAAAATAATCGGTTCCGGCGCGGCCTACGCTAAATGGGTGATCCGTTTGGCGTCCTATTAAAGCGATCAATCTCGTTTTCGCGTTGCGCGCCAGGAATCCGTCGCGGTCGATTGCGAAATCTTGCAAACCCGGCTCGGTCATTTTCCAGGGCGTGACGCTGCGGTTCGTTCGAATGACAAGACCATTGGCGTATTGGATGACGCAGCGCGCGGCATCCTTCCATTTATCCGTTTTCAAAGCCGCATCGAGACTGTAGCGGACGCCGTTGGCATTCTCGTAATAGATTTCTTTTACGGCGTTTTTAGGATCGAGGTATTCGCGGGTTATTGGTTTAGCCAAGGAATAATATTCCATGATATATTTACGGATATCGGAGGCGGCCATTCCCGGAAACCAAAAATCGAGAGAGAGATAAGGAAGCCGGCCGAACGCCGCCTCTGCGCTTATATATTGATCGAATGGCGTGAAGCGCGGATCGAGAGGACGATCGCTGGTTTGGAAGAAGGTGGGATAAGGCCCCATGCCAATGAGGGAATAGGCGGGG from Candidatus Omnitrophota bacterium harbors:
- the tcmP gene encoding three-Cys-motif partner protein TcmP; translated protein: MFSYYYIDAFAGSGIHVSRTTKELIPGSPTNALWIDPPFHEYHFIDLDKKKVESLEEIAKGQENVHIYEGDCNEILIKEIFPKIQWKDFRRALCILDPYGLDLNWEVIETTGKMKTFDIFLNFPYLDMNRNVLRRNSEVVSDSQIKRMDSFWGDDSWKKLAYKTGDTLFDEWKIEEKVSPAEFVDGFRKRLVSVAGFEYVPEPIVMRNMRNGILYYLLFASQKCVAEDIIKDIFKKYKR
- a CDS encoding phage Gp37/Gp68 family protein gives rise to the protein MSDKSAIEWTESTWNPLTGCTKISPGCKYCYAERLAKRLQAMGQPNYKEGFRLSFHEEAVSIPLSWKKPRTIFVNSMSDLFHKNVQAEFIKKIFDVMNKAKRHRFQILTKRSDRLLTLNDAIAWPENVWMGVSVESDDYLFRVDHLRNTDAHIKFISFEPLLGPIPNINLKGIDWVIVGGESGPGARVMEEEWVLSIRDQCEKSGIPFFFKQWGGVRKHRNGRMLEGRTWDEMPI
- a CDS encoding HD domain-containing phosphohydrolase, giving the protein MVRISLDMCIADMICPADIFSPDAKNRLLLKKGVPLSENAKRLLAQNKVEFIDFPLPFEKRDAVPFTFSNETESSLFRLARDSFRAYKNDAIADPLELRKEAYDILAQAASEFEKLYVKEHPVTDAEPKRELRSIIHLRTVGALQDYLFEHAKNVSLISLALGFDYFSDSKQRLSDLHKVSVAGLFADIGMMKIPSRILTQETELSEKDWEIVRKHPETSAQFVESLFRQKNFITAKIVLQHHERMDGSGYPAGITGHTMEPYASVLAVADSYNSMISKRYFRPVYEPLEALASINQAAGKLYDKKAAECLNFRIAPYPIGTVAHFLKEQLIQVVELTNIPSDIGSIKIPVNSKGEGFYNIPKTIRKFVLEQSQPPDNAVSIEGQGDKIGKPLDAFDLLSAYGYVAKS